A genomic region of Halomonas aestuarii contains the following coding sequences:
- a CDS encoding alginate lyase family protein — MAHARHPLTHRPLNAALALLLAGLSSSAGAQDILTIAEREAMDLSEYHVTAPDAGYFDVAERMEELASTDNAILLQEIDDLSQGPSCKQLMKQEPITTHLRVPGYYPSPEAWELASEPLFQFEDNVAMLAGSFVATGDDYYSECLIRFLDQWAGQDALTDFYYDSMEPQAWFATESMIFAAAMAYANVRPFIEGMEEERENIEAWLNGLAHQHADIPGGEGNSCCNNHFYRRALYASMVGVLTEDNELFRFGVSAIHAALHDMTDDGAFPLEIERGRRASHYQNYALLYLITNMQVISRQGYDIFDLEVDGHTIHDGVDFLFTVLDDPAALGDMAPHEQYTGFLKDPQYFTWSEVYLQRFDAPRVEDFIRQLRPLYNRSAGGYMTLYFMDPEAQDHVVLDTKKQETQAFEGLGNN; from the coding sequence ATGGCCCATGCCCGACACCCACTGACACACCGGCCGCTCAACGCTGCCCTGGCCCTGCTGCTCGCCGGGCTGTCGAGCAGCGCAGGTGCGCAGGATATCCTGACCATCGCGGAGCGCGAGGCGATGGACCTCTCGGAATATCACGTCACCGCCCCCGATGCGGGGTACTTCGACGTGGCGGAACGCATGGAGGAACTCGCGTCCACCGACAATGCCATCCTGCTCCAGGAGATCGACGATCTCTCCCAGGGCCCGAGCTGCAAGCAACTGATGAAGCAAGAGCCGATCACCACCCACCTGCGGGTACCCGGCTACTACCCCAGCCCCGAGGCGTGGGAGCTCGCCTCGGAGCCGCTGTTCCAGTTCGAGGACAATGTCGCGATGCTGGCCGGCAGCTTCGTCGCCACCGGCGATGACTACTATTCCGAGTGCCTGATCCGCTTCCTGGACCAGTGGGCCGGTCAGGATGCCCTGACCGACTTCTATTACGACTCCATGGAGCCCCAGGCCTGGTTCGCCACCGAGTCGATGATCTTCGCCGCCGCCATGGCCTATGCCAACGTGCGCCCCTTCATCGAGGGCATGGAAGAGGAGCGAGAGAACATCGAGGCCTGGCTCAACGGACTTGCCCACCAGCACGCCGACATCCCCGGCGGTGAAGGCAACAGCTGCTGCAACAACCACTTCTACCGCCGGGCGCTCTACGCCAGCATGGTTGGTGTGCTCACCGAGGACAACGAGCTGTTCCGCTTCGGCGTCAGCGCCATCCATGCCGCCCTTCACGACATGACCGATGATGGCGCCTTCCCCCTCGAGATCGAGCGCGGCCGACGCGCCTCTCACTACCAGAACTACGCCCTGCTCTACCTGATCACCAACATGCAGGTCATCTCCCGGCAGGGCTACGACATCTTCGACCTGGAGGTCGACGGCCACACCATCCACGACGGCGTCGACTTCCTGTTCACGGTCCTGGACGACCCGGCCGCCCTGGGCGACATGGCCCCGCACGAGCAGTACACCGGCTTCCTCAAGGACCCGCAGTACTTCACCTGGTCGGAGGTCTACCTGCAACGCTTCGACGCCCCCCGCGTCGAGGACTTCATTCGTCAGCTACGTCCCCTCTACAACCGCAGTGCCGGCGGCTATATGACCCTCTACTTCATGGACCCCGAGGCACAGGACCATGTTGTCCTAGACACGAAGAAGCAAGAGACACAGGCCTTCGAGGGGCTGGGAAATAACTGA
- a CDS encoding adenylosuccinate synthase — protein MGKNVVVLGTQWGDEGKGKVVDLLTESASTVVRFQGGHNAGHTLVIDGEKTVLHLIPSGVLRQDKLCVIGNGVVLSPEALMEEIRELEEKGVPVRERLRLSPACPLILPYHVRLDQAREKARGIAKIGTTGRGIGPAYEDKVARRGLRLGDMLHRERFASKLGEVLDYHNFVLTQYHGEKPVDFQQVLDQAMAMAEEVRPMVCDTVSLVHERRRAGDNILFEGAQGSLLDIDHGTYPYVTSSNTTAGGTATGSGVGPLYLDYVLGITKAYTTRVGSGPFPTELFDDHGRHLAEKGHEFGATTGRARRCGWFDAVALRHAVQVNSISGLCLTKLDVLDGLENIRVCVGYRSKDGEVLDTPVDSEGYEAIEPLYEDLPGWSESTLGVRRVEDLPANARSYISFLEERVGTSIDIISTGPDRNETIVLRNPFGG, from the coding sequence GCACACCCTGGTCATCGACGGCGAGAAGACCGTGCTGCACCTGATCCCCTCGGGCGTCCTGCGCCAGGACAAGCTCTGCGTGATCGGCAACGGCGTGGTGCTGTCGCCCGAGGCGCTGATGGAGGAGATCCGCGAGCTGGAGGAAAAGGGCGTGCCGGTGCGCGAGCGCCTGCGCCTGTCGCCGGCCTGCCCGCTGATCCTGCCCTACCACGTGCGCCTGGACCAGGCCCGCGAGAAGGCCCGTGGCATCGCCAAGATCGGCACCACCGGTCGCGGCATCGGCCCGGCCTACGAGGACAAGGTGGCGCGTCGCGGCCTGCGCCTGGGCGACATGCTCCACCGCGAGCGTTTCGCCTCCAAGCTCGGCGAGGTGCTCGACTACCACAACTTCGTGCTGACCCAGTATCACGGCGAGAAGCCGGTGGACTTCCAGCAGGTGCTCGACCAGGCCATGGCCATGGCCGAGGAAGTGCGCCCCATGGTCTGCGACACCGTCTCGCTGGTCCACGAGCGTCGTCGCGCCGGCGACAACATCCTCTTCGAGGGGGCCCAGGGCTCGCTGCTCGACATCGACCACGGCACCTACCCCTACGTCACCAGCTCCAACACCACCGCCGGCGGGACCGCCACCGGGTCGGGCGTGGGGCCGCTCTACCTGGACTACGTGCTGGGCATCACCAAGGCCTATACCACCCGCGTCGGCTCGGGCCCCTTCCCGACCGAGCTGTTCGACGACCATGGCCGCCACCTGGCCGAGAAGGGCCACGAGTTCGGCGCCACCACCGGCCGGGCGCGCCGTTGTGGCTGGTTCGATGCCGTGGCCCTGCGCCATGCGGTGCAGGTCAACTCCATCTCCGGCCTCTGCCTGACCAAGCTCGACGTGCTCGACGGCCTGGAGAACATCCGCGTCTGCGTGGGCTATCGCAGCAAGGACGGCGAGGTGCTCGACACGCCCGTGGACTCCGAGGGCTATGAGGCCATCGAGCCGCTCTACGAGGACCTGCCCGGCTGGAGCGAGTCGACCCTGGGCGTCAGGCGCGTCGAGGACCTGCCGGCCAATGCCCGCTCCTACATCAGCTTCCTCGAGGAGAGGGTCGGGACCTCCATCGACATCATCTCCACCGGCCCGGATCGCAACGAGACCATCGTGCTGCGCAACCCCTTCGGCGGCTGA
- a CDS encoding polysaccharide lyase, which translates to MATPQPDLSAEDAQEGVRQGFGTKRSWGVDDNVELLDASATGLDQPGLRVHYPKGTSSPGDTEQGGAGFYSEPDVLDGAERACLTYRVRFEPGFNFVKGGKLPGLYGGEAPSGGDEVNGENGFSMRFMWRAAGQGELYEYVVSKDKKYGASVGRGLWSFPTGEWITIEQELVLNTPGEKDGLARVWINGVPVLEQSEIVYRTTDEVTIDGLMFSTFFGGHGKDWRTPRDQYADFAAFRFYIPST; encoded by the coding sequence GTGGCGACACCACAACCTGATCTCTCGGCCGAGGATGCCCAGGAGGGCGTGCGCCAGGGGTTCGGCACCAAGCGCTCGTGGGGCGTCGACGACAATGTCGAACTGCTCGATGCCAGCGCCACGGGGCTCGACCAGCCCGGCCTGCGCGTCCACTACCCCAAGGGCACCTCGTCACCCGGCGACACGGAGCAGGGAGGCGCCGGCTTCTACAGCGAGCCGGACGTCCTGGACGGTGCCGAGCGGGCCTGCCTGACGTACCGGGTGCGCTTCGAACCGGGATTCAACTTCGTCAAGGGGGGCAAGCTGCCGGGACTCTACGGCGGAGAGGCCCCCAGCGGTGGCGATGAGGTCAACGGCGAGAACGGCTTCTCGATGCGCTTCATGTGGCGTGCAGCCGGTCAGGGCGAGCTCTACGAGTACGTTGTCAGCAAGGACAAGAAATACGGCGCCTCCGTGGGCCGAGGGCTCTGGAGCTTTCCCACCGGCGAGTGGATCACCATCGAGCAGGAACTGGTGCTCAACACGCCCGGAGAGAAAGATGGCCTGGCCCGGGTGTGGATCAACGGCGTGCCCGTGCTCGAGCAGAGCGAGATCGTCTACCGCACCACCGACGAGGTGACCATCGACGGCCTGATGTTCTCCACCTTCTTCGGTGGCCACGGCAAGGACTGGCGCACCCCGCGTGACCAGTATGCCGACTTCGCCGCCTTTCGCTTCTATATCCCCTCAACCTGA
- a CDS encoding tetratricopeptide repeat protein, producing MNMTPLGTPLATRIGGLRLAASAGLLVMLAGCAIPNMNSGPQATAPVPEQYQDWFDGGRPVNMEWMHKQTVKKADQAIAAGNPREAIRLLNLLTDQGFPQAHYELGKLFDQGKAVERDPARAAENYAKAVSTPSYILGHASLNLAKLYREGDGVERNDLLAYHLLRQAVEEDLGRDARLMLADLLVEGGQGVKANPQRAAALYTKAAEEGQDEALLALAKAYSPGGWLAEAPERAMDYSGRYAEALRERAAAGETDAMIRLAELHAPDGLLGDQPERRLHWLRQASQAGDKDALAKAGSALVDAGKTQQGIAMLEEAARNGDVDAMTQLGRALTERRPGEARRWLEKATEQGSMDARVSLGRMLIDGSAGAADPRRGVALLEEAAQRDDPLALAALGDYYMSDEVDASQPYIAVDYLKRGHELGHPWATQLLGKAYLEGRGVSADPQRAEALLREAADQGQSAALGLLGQAYLEGEALPFHPSRGEELLQAAVEAGETSAMTTLGEAYLAGPLEARPERGLSLLRQAAERGDGYAMVVLGRAYRKGEGGLPRDLDKATQWLTRARQAGHESADEAMTRVNRDLGAQGDIKALVKAAEAGNRGAMADLGRAFLEGKGVQQNLGHARTWLTHAANAGHNGARADLGEMLLDSDPERAVTLLRTAADNGHSGARLTLGRAYLEGEHVAADPGQGVAYLRPAAEAGNPYAALLLGQAYLAGNGVEADPKKGEKWLNQAVQSGDLSARANLGRVLLRGENGVTRDLERGKALLEEASVQGHPGAMATLGREYIRGGNLQQDVRRGADYLLQAAEQGHSSARLSLAKAYLAANGLENASQEQALMWLNNVMDGDSGMALQTLHELLSDDKAIKALQAEAQASAG from the coding sequence ATGAACATGACACCCCTCGGCACCCCCCTGGCAACCCGGATCGGAGGCCTGCGCCTGGCGGCCTCCGCCGGCCTGCTGGTCATGCTGGCAGGCTGTGCCATCCCGAACATGAACTCGGGGCCGCAGGCCACCGCTCCCGTACCCGAGCAGTATCAGGACTGGTTCGACGGCGGTCGGCCGGTCAACATGGAGTGGATGCACAAGCAGACCGTGAAGAAGGCCGACCAGGCGATCGCCGCGGGCAATCCCCGCGAGGCGATCCGGCTGCTCAACCTGCTCACCGATCAGGGCTTTCCCCAAGCGCACTATGAGCTTGGCAAGCTCTTTGATCAGGGCAAGGCCGTGGAGCGGGACCCGGCCCGGGCGGCCGAGAACTATGCCAAGGCCGTGAGCACCCCCTCCTACATCCTCGGCCATGCCTCGCTCAACCTGGCCAAGCTCTACCGCGAAGGCGACGGCGTCGAGCGCAACGACCTGCTGGCCTATCACCTGCTGCGCCAGGCCGTGGAGGAAGACCTCGGCCGTGACGCCAGGCTGATGCTGGCCGATCTGCTGGTCGAGGGAGGCCAAGGCGTGAAGGCCAACCCCCAGCGTGCCGCGGCGCTCTACACCAAGGCGGCCGAGGAAGGCCAGGACGAGGCGCTGCTGGCACTGGCGAAGGCGTATAGCCCCGGCGGCTGGCTCGCGGAGGCCCCCGAGCGCGCCATGGACTATTCCGGGCGCTATGCCGAGGCGCTGCGGGAACGTGCCGCGGCCGGCGAGACGGACGCAATGATCCGACTCGCCGAACTGCATGCGCCCGACGGCCTGCTCGGCGACCAGCCCGAGCGTCGCCTTCACTGGCTGCGCCAGGCGTCGCAGGCGGGTGACAAGGATGCCCTGGCCAAGGCCGGGAGTGCTCTGGTGGACGCCGGCAAGACCCAGCAAGGCATCGCCATGCTGGAGGAAGCCGCCCGCAACGGCGACGTCGACGCCATGACCCAGCTGGGACGGGCACTGACCGAGCGACGCCCCGGCGAGGCCCGTCGCTGGCTCGAGAAGGCGACGGAGCAGGGATCCATGGACGCTCGTGTCTCCCTGGGACGCATGCTGATCGACGGGAGCGCCGGAGCTGCCGATCCGCGCCGCGGCGTGGCCCTGCTCGAGGAGGCGGCCCAGAGGGACGACCCCCTGGCCCTGGCGGCCCTGGGCGACTACTACATGAGCGACGAGGTGGACGCCAGCCAGCCCTACATCGCCGTCGACTACCTGAAGCGCGGCCATGAGCTTGGGCATCCCTGGGCCACCCAGCTGCTGGGCAAGGCCTATCTCGAGGGGCGTGGGGTATCCGCCGACCCGCAGCGCGCCGAGGCGTTGCTGCGCGAGGCGGCCGACCAGGGACAGAGTGCCGCCCTGGGCCTGCTGGGCCAGGCCTATCTCGAGGGCGAAGCCCTCCCCTTCCACCCCAGCCGTGGCGAGGAGCTGCTCCAGGCGGCGGTGGAGGCCGGCGAGACCTCCGCCATGACCACCCTGGGCGAGGCCTACCTGGCTGGGCCCCTCGAGGCGCGCCCGGAGCGGGGCCTCTCCCTGCTGCGTCAGGCCGCCGAGCGGGGCGACGGCTATGCCATGGTCGTGCTCGGCCGAGCCTATCGCAAGGGCGAGGGCGGGCTGCCCCGGGACCTCGACAAGGCCACCCAGTGGCTGACTCGAGCCCGCCAGGCGGGTCATGAGTCGGCCGATGAGGCGATGACCCGGGTCAACCGCGACCTCGGCGCCCAGGGCGACATCAAGGCCCTGGTCAAGGCCGCCGAGGCCGGCAACCGCGGTGCCATGGCCGACCTCGGTCGCGCCTTCCTCGAGGGCAAGGGCGTGCAGCAGAACCTGGGCCATGCCCGGACCTGGCTCACGCACGCCGCGAACGCAGGGCACAACGGAGCTCGCGCGGACCTCGGCGAGATGCTGCTCGACAGCGACCCCGAGCGAGCCGTGACGCTGCTGCGCACCGCCGCCGACAATGGGCATTCAGGGGCCCGGCTGACCCTGGGACGGGCCTACCTGGAAGGTGAGCACGTCGCCGCCGACCCCGGGCAGGGCGTCGCCTACCTGCGACCCGCGGCCGAGGCCGGCAACCCCTACGCCGCCCTGCTGCTCGGGCAGGCCTACCTGGCCGGCAATGGCGTCGAGGCAGATCCGAAGAAGGGCGAGAAGTGGCTGAACCAGGCCGTGCAGAGCGGCGACCTCTCGGCGCGGGCCAACCTAGGACGTGTGCTGCTGCGTGGCGAGAACGGCGTGACCCGGGATCTCGAGCGCGGCAAGGCGCTGCTCGAGGAGGCCAGCGTCCAGGGCCACCCCGGCGCCATGGCCACCCTGGGACGCGAGTACATTCGCGGCGGGAATCTTCAACAGGATGTCCGCCGCGGTGCCGACTACCTGCTCCAGGCCGCCGAGCAGGGCCACTCCAGCGCCCGACTGTCCCTGGCCAAGGCCTACCTGGCGGCCAACGGACTGGAGAATGCCAGCCAGGAACAGGCCCTGATGTGGCTCAACAACGTCATGGATGGCGACAGCGGCATGGCGCTGCAGACCCTGCACGAGCTGCTTTCCGACGACAAGGCCATCAAGGCCCTGCAGGCGGAGGCACAAGCCAGCGCCGGCTGA
- a CDS encoding HlyD family efflux transporter periplasmic adaptor subunit, with amino-acid sequence MSDHHSDRNDIERNEPTLGPGSLRGGGRSSGPSGQHDVQGDQIHHERRDERRFIRVTPPFRVRLDDGQELTGVDVSVGGFAVRTSRPMRPGEQLSASLLLTVGPTEMIVPVRAECRHATANGGQHVNGFEITDIDPPHRELLRQVVRSCLTGRQASIESLMEGEDPQTPRKRKATSSKPQQPSRPPKPRGRYMLLFTAIAILALVATATAYRNFMLIEPSFAAVTAPRIDIRAPGPGILEAHDLKAGDQVERDEKLTRIANSDLESELILSRAALNYNEQLIENLKEDIDSAGRGQVSIASSARPESGEAMNFETVSPAIAQARVDQFETARDLESSRVTALQARQASNEIYSPCNCLVAWALSSADGTYINKGERIMTLIRTGEDDVMVEALVHMDDIARIEPNQTAYVSLPNASTPIRARVRNVALDIERQPRAGFPSWVRQQQNVASVLLVPEKNLPAESVGKPVDVRFSEAPVLGGAAEWIWQGTRAVFQFGERIYDSVTQEDEPSDAG; translated from the coding sequence ATGTCTGATCATCATTCCGACAGGAACGACATCGAGCGCAACGAGCCGACGCTGGGCCCTGGCAGCCTCCGCGGCGGAGGCCGCTCCAGCGGTCCGTCAGGCCAGCATGATGTCCAAGGGGACCAGATCCACCACGAGCGCCGCGACGAGCGCCGATTCATCCGCGTCACACCGCCCTTCCGGGTCCGCCTGGACGACGGTCAGGAGCTGACGGGCGTCGATGTCTCGGTGGGTGGCTTCGCCGTTCGCACCTCACGCCCGATGCGCCCGGGCGAGCAGCTCTCGGCCTCGCTGCTGCTGACTGTCGGCCCTACCGAAATGATCGTCCCCGTGCGGGCCGAGTGCCGTCATGCCACCGCCAACGGGGGCCAGCACGTCAACGGCTTCGAGATCACCGACATCGATCCGCCACATCGCGAACTGCTTCGCCAGGTGGTCCGCAGCTGCCTGACCGGGCGTCAGGCCAGCATCGAGTCCCTGATGGAGGGCGAGGATCCGCAGACGCCTCGCAAACGCAAGGCGACCTCCTCCAAGCCACAGCAACCGTCCCGGCCGCCCAAGCCCCGGGGACGCTATATGCTGCTGTTCACCGCCATCGCGATCCTCGCCCTCGTGGCCACGGCCACGGCCTACCGCAATTTCATGCTGATCGAGCCGAGCTTCGCGGCGGTCACCGCGCCGCGCATCGACATCCGGGCGCCGGGCCCCGGCATCCTCGAGGCCCACGACCTGAAGGCCGGAGACCAGGTCGAGCGCGACGAGAAGCTGACGCGCATCGCCAACAGCGACCTGGAATCGGAGCTGATCCTCTCCCGGGCCGCGCTGAACTACAACGAGCAGCTCATCGAGAACCTCAAGGAGGACATCGATTCGGCCGGTCGCGGGCAGGTCAGCATCGCGAGCTCCGCCCGCCCCGAGAGCGGCGAGGCCATGAACTTCGAGACGGTGTCACCGGCGATCGCCCAGGCCCGCGTCGATCAGTTCGAGACGGCGCGCGACCTGGAGAGCTCCCGCGTGACCGCCCTCCAGGCACGTCAGGCCAGCAACGAGATCTACAGCCCGTGCAACTGCCTGGTGGCCTGGGCCCTGAGCAGCGCCGACGGCACCTACATCAACAAGGGCGAGCGGATCATGACGCTGATCCGCACCGGTGAGGACGACGTCATGGTCGAGGCGCTGGTCCACATGGACGACATCGCCCGGATCGAGCCGAACCAGACGGCCTACGTCTCGCTGCCCAACGCCTCCACGCCGATCCGCGCCCGGGTGCGCAACGTGGCACTGGACATCGAGCGCCAGCCGCGGGCCGGCTTCCCCAGCTGGGTCCGTCAGCAGCAGAACGTGGCCAGCGTGCTGCTGGTGCCGGAGAAGAACCTGCCGGCCGAGAGCGTCGGCAAGCCGGTGGACGTTCGCTTCTCCGAGGCCCCGGTGCTGGGCGGTGCCGCCGAGTGGATCTGGCAAGGCACGCGTGCCGTGTTCCAGTTCGGCGAGCGTATCTACGATTCGGTCACCCAGGAGGACGAGCCAAGCGACGCGGGGTGA